GGGTCGATATCCCTGATGACCTGTCGTATCGGTGCGGCAAGCGTCATGGGCTCGCCCGTCGTGCGCACGACCAGCGTTGCCAGCAGGCGCGGCGCGATCAGCTGCGGGAAGTAGACGGCGGGAGGCGGCGCCTGCGCCAGGCCGGTCTGCCGCACGTCGCCGACGACTCCCGTCACCATCGCCTCGCCCCACGGCACGGTGATCAGCCGGAACAGCGGGTCCTCGTCACCCCAGAGCTGGCGCGCTGCACTCTCGCTCATCAGCACCGGCACCGGTGCATCCTCTGCCAGTTGACTCGGCAGGTGCTCACCGCGCAGCAGCGGGATGCCCATGGTGCGCAGGTAACCGGGATCGACATAGCGGGTGTCGGCATTCACCGCCGGACCGCCCGGCGTCCCATCGGCACCGCCGCGCGTGTATTCCATCGAGAACGCGCCGTCCTGGCGCAGTGGAAACACGTTGATCATGCCCGCTTCCTCGACACCGGGCAGCTCCCGCACGCGGCCGAGGATCTCCTCGCGGCGCTGCACCAGGAACGTCGCCATCGTGGAGTCGGGTACGCCGGCGAGGTTGAGCTGCATGGCGACGGTGAGGACGCGGTCCGGGTCGAAGCCCGCATCGACATTGCGCAGTGCGAGGAAGCTGCGCGCCATGAGGCCGGCGCCGATCACCAGCAGAACCGCGAGCGCGACTTCGGCAATCACGAGCATGCTGCGCACGCGATGGCCGTCCGCCCCGACGGTGCCGCGCCCGCCGCGCAGATCCTGCTGCGGGTCGATGTGTGACATGCGGAGCGCCGGCACGAGGCCGAACAGGAGGCCGGTTGCCGCGGCGAGCAGCAGGCCGAATGCGATTATGCGGCCGTCGACACGCACATCCTCTACGCGCGGCAGCGTCTCGGCACTCAGCGCGAGAATGCTCTGCACGCCCCAGTAGGAGAGGAGCAGCCCAAGCACGCCGCCGATCACGGCGAGCACAACGCTCTCCGTGAGCAGCTGGCGCACGATGCGACGACGCCCGGCTCCGAGAGCTGCACGGATCGCGATCTCACGCGAGCGCGCAGACCCGCGCGCGAGCAGCAGGTTCGCCAGGTTCGCGCAGCCGATCAGCAGGATGAAGCCGACGACTGCGAGAACGATGACCAGCGCCTGGTCCACATCGCCCACGATCGACGTGCGTAGCGGGATCACGGTCGCTCTCGTCCAGTCCGCATTGCTCGCCGGATAGGTCGCGGCGAGCTCAGCGGAGAGCGCGGTCAGCTCCTGCTGCGCACGCGCGGCATCCGCACCGGGCGCCACTCGCGCCACCACGCGCAGATAGCGGTCTCCACGCGTCGGCATGCCGTTGGCGAACATGTTCGGCTCCACCAGCGAGTGCGGCACCCACGCAGCCGTCTCCGGCGTCGGATGCCGCACGCTCGGCGGCATCACGCCAACTACCGTGTACGGCACACCGCGCATGACGATCGCGCTGCCAATGACATCCGGTGTGCTGCCGAGGTGCGTGCGCCAGAGCGCGTCGCTGATGACGGCCGTGCGTCGCGCCAGTCGGTGATCGTCCTCCTGGAGCGGGCGACCCATGGACACCGGCACGCCGAGCACGTCGAAGAACTCATCGGTGACGTACGTCATCTCGATCTCGAGCGGGTCACCCTGTCCCGTCAGGATCGTCGGCACGGGTGCGTATGCGGCGATCGCAGAGAGCGAACGCGTGCGCGCATGCCAGTCGTCCACGTCCTGCGCTGACGCGCGCCCGAGCATTTCGCCCGTACGCGGGCTCGATTGATACACGAGCACCAGCTCGTCCGGGCTCGGGTACGGCAGAGGGCGCAGCAGGACGCCGTTCACGATGCTGAACATCGCGGCGTTGGCACCGATGCCGAGCGCGATCGTCAGCAGCGCGACCGTCGTGAACCCCGGGTTGCGACGCAGCGCGCGCAGCGCGAAGCGGATGTCGCCGCGCCATTCGTCGAACAGTGAGTTGCCTCGCAGGTGGGACTTCTCGCGGGCCATGTCGTCTCCTTCAGGCAGGCACAACGCGGCGCGGGGATCGCCCGCATGGAGAGCTCGCCCGCAATACCGTCGCACGATGGCACACGCTCGTTCAGACCGTCAACACGGCAGGGACGAGGCGCCCGGCAGTGTGGGAGGGACTGGAGTCCAGAGGGTACGAGCAACACAGGAGACAACAATCAGGCCCGGACTCCGGGCGGGCAGTTGCCTGCCGCAGCCGCATGCATGATTCTGTCTCGGGCGGCGATGAAATCAGCACAGCGGAGAACAGCGTGGTCATAGTCGTGATGGGGGTGTCAGGTGTCGGCAAGACGACGGTGGGACGTGCGCTCGCGCGCGGTCTCGACTGGCCGTTCCACGACGCGGACGACCTCCACTCGCCGGCCAGCATCGACCTCATGCGGAGCGGCACGCCTCTGACCGACGATCAGCGTCAGCCGTGGCTGTCCGCGCTGGCTCGCCTGATAGGGGATCACGCACGCGAGGGCCGGTCCATGGTGCTCGCGTGCTCCGCACTCCGCCGCTCCCACCGCATGGCGCTGCTGGCGGAGACCCCGGATCCGCGTGACGTCCGCCTGGTCCACCTGGCCGCCGAATCCGACCGACTCGCGGACCGGCTCGGCCGGCGCGCAGGCCACTTCTTCCCTGCCGAGCTCCTCACCACACAGCTCGACGCCCTCGAGCCGCCCGAACCGGATGAACGCGTCATCGTACTCGATGCGATGGACCCCGTCGATCAGCTTGTGCAGTCGATCAGGACCGAGCTGGACGTCTGACCGGCCCAGTCAGCTTTCCGCCCCGCCCTTTATCGCATGTCCGCCGAACTGCTGACGGAGCGCGGCCAGCAGCCGGTCGCCGAACGAGCTCTCGTCGCGCGAGCGCAGCCGCTGCAGCAGCGCGAGCGTGATGACGGGCGCGGACACGTCGAGCGCGATCGCCTCCGCCACCGTCCACCGGCCCTCACCGGAATCCGCTACCCACGGCGCGATCGACTCGAGGTCGCCATGCTCCTTCAACGCGGTCTCCGTCAGATCGAGCAGCCATGAACGCACTACACTGCCGTGCCGCCATATGCCGGCGATCTGCGCCAGGTCCAGATCCAGCTCCGTCTTCCGCTCCATGATCGCGAAGCCCTCGGCATACGCCTGCATGAGGCCATACTCGATCCCGTTGTGCACCATCTTCACGAAGTGCCCCGCACCGGCCGGCCCGACATGCCCCCAGCCGCGGTCCGCGGCCGGCGCCAGCGTCTCGAACAGCGGACGCAGACGCTCCACGACATCAGCCTCGCCGCCCACCATCAGGCTGTAACCCTCGGCCCGGCCCCACACACCACCGCTCGTTCCGACGTCGACGAAATGCAGGTGGCGCGAGGACAGCTCCACGGCCCGCCGCTGCGTGTCCTGGTAGTTGCTGTTGCCGCCATCGATAAGCACATCGCCCGGCTGGAGCAGTGCGGCGACCGCATCGACCGTCTGCTCCGTGACCGCACCCGACGGCACCATGATCCACCCGACACGCGGCGGCTCGAGCCGGTCCACGAGGTCCTCGAGCGACGTCGCGCCGATCGCGCCGTCCGCAACCGCCGCCTCGACCGCCTTCGCGTCCAGGTCGTACGCCACCACCTCGTGACCGCCGGCCATGAGCCGTCCCGTGATCCCGGCGCCCATGCGCCCGAGTCCCACCATTCCGATCTGCATCGCTGCATAACCTTCCGTTGAGGTACGCTGCGTCGCGTCGCACGACGTGCGCCAGCATGGGTTCAGACGGGCCGCAGGTGCGTTCCGCTGGCTGACCCCGTGAACCGGTCGATTCGTCCCACGGCCCTTCAGCCGCGCGCCCCGTTTCCACATTGTAGAAAGAGGGACACCAGCCAGGCAGGGCCGATGACAGCACAACCGAATCCGCCACGCGCCGCGATCGTGCTGCTGCGTTCGCTGCTGCATGACGCGGAGCGGGACGAAGTGGAAGCGGACATCCGGGCGGAGTACGCGCTTCGGTGGGAGCGCGACGGTGAGGCGTCGGCGAATGCGTGGCTCTGGCGGCAGGCCTCCGCGTCCGCGCCGCCATCGCTCGCGCGGTCGTGGTGGCGCGGGTGGACGGGCTTCGAATCAGCGGCACACATGCACAGACCGGGAGGCGTGATGCTGGAGCAGTGGATACAGGATGCGCGGTTCGCAGCGCGTCGGCTGGTGAAGCGGCCGTTGTTCGCGACGCTGGCGATCGTGACGCTGGCGCTCGGCGTCGGCGGCACGGCGGCGGTCTACAGCCTGGTGCGAACGCTGCTGCTCGCGCCGCTGCCCTATGGTGATTCGTCGCGAATCGCGGCGTTGTGGAGTCCGTTCGACTGGTCACAGGCCGAGCATCTGTTCCTTCAGGACAACATGCCGGCCGGCTTCAGCGACATCGCGGCGTACACGCAGATGGATCTGACGTTCACGGGTCCGGACGGAGGCGCGCCGCAGACGGCGTCGCTGGTCATCCCCTCTGCGAACCTGTTCTCCGTGCTGGATGTTCAGCCGATGCTCGGGGATGTATTCGAGCCGGGCGATGATGGCGCAGGTGCGCCGACGAAGGTGGTGCTGAGCTATGGCCTGTGGCGATCGCTGGGCGGCGACCGCTCGATCATCGGGAGGCCTCTGAACATCGGAGGCGAGGCGCACACGATCATTGGGGTGATGCCTGCGGGGTTCTATTTCCCGGATCCGCAGGTGCGTCTGTGGGCGAACGGAACGTTCAATCCCGAAAACCGGTCCGGCAACTATGCGATGGTCGGTCGTCTGGCGCCCGGGTACACGTTCGAGAACATGGCGCAGCCGCTGGAGCAGATGGCGACGCGCCTGCACGAGCGGTTCGACTACAATCCGGACTGGGACAAGTCGCGGAATCCGTCGATCACGCCGATTGCGGACTCGTTCGCGGGCACTGTGAAGCCGATGCTGCTGGCGACTCTGGCTGCGATGGCGCTGATTCTGTTGATCGCGTGCTCGAACGTCTCGGCGCTGATGCTGGGGCAGGTGGACAGTCGCTCGACGGAGATGGCTGTGCGGAGCGCGCTCGGCGCGAGCCGGCGCCAGCTGTTGCAGCAGGTCATGCTGGAGACGGTGATCCTCGGCGTATGGGCTGGTATTGCGGGATCGCTGCTGGCGGCGGGTTCGTTCAACCTGCTGACACACAGCCTGCCACTCGGCGCACTCCTCGACAATGCACGACTGGACTGGAGCGTGTTCCTGATTGCGATGGCAATCAGCCTGTTCGCAGCCCTCGTCGTGGCGGGTGTGCCGGCGCTCGCGCTCTCGCGCGGCGACCTGCGTGATTCGCTGACGCGCGGCCGCACGAGCGGTATTGGCGCGCGCGGCGGTGCCCTGGAGAACGGCCTCGTGATCTTCGAGGTAGCGCTCGCGGTGCTTCTCGTCGCGGGCGCGGCGCTCCTGATCCGTACTGTCAATAATCTGCGCGCCATCGATCCGGGGGTCGACACTGCGCAGATCGCGGTGCTGGACGTGGTCACGGAATACACGACCCCGCGTGCGGAGCGCGCGCGCATGCTCGGTGCGATGATCCCCGAGCTGGAGGCGCTGCCCGGCGTCGAGAGTGCGGCGCTGACGCAGAAGCTGCCGTTGCGCGGCAGCGGTAACAACTGGGGCTTTTACGTCGAAGGTCTCGAGCGCGGCGAAACGACGACCACTGCATTCCGCATCGTGACGCCCGGCTATCTGCGCACGCTCGGCATCGGCATACGTGCCGGGCGCGACTTCACGGCCGCCGATGCGTCGAGCGAGGAGCCGCTCGTGATCATCAACGAAGCGACGCGGAGGACGTTCTTCGGCTCGATCGATCCGATCGGGCGGATGGTGGCAAGCGGTACCGGCGGACTGGCGCGCGTGATCGGCGTGGCGGAAAACGCCGCGGAAGCGGGCCTCACGGATGGGCCGGTGCCCGCGCGCTACATGCTGCTGTCGCACGTACCGAACACGGCGCTGCAGCAGACCGTCGTGATCCGCACCCGTCCGGGCGTGGACCCCACATCCGTGTTCAGCGGCGCGCGCACCACGATCGAGCGCGTCGCGCCGATCGTCGCCGTCGGCAGCACGACCACCATGCAGGACGTATTCGACAGGGCGCTCGGCCCTGCACTCCAGCTGCAGCGGCTGCTCGTGATGCTCGGCGGGCTTGCTCTCCTGCTCGGTGCCATCGGCGTATATGGCGTCGTGGCGCACTTCGTCGGGAGGCGGCGGCGCGAGTGGAGCATTCGCATGGCGCTCGGACTGCGCCCCTCGCAGCTGATCGCGCGGATCGTCGCGCGCGGCGGTATCCTCGTCGCCGCCGGGGCGGTGATCGGCACGATCGCTTCGCTCGCGCTCATGCGCTTGATCGGCACATTCCTGTACGATGTCACACCTGCGGACGCGACATCACTGTTTGTCGCGACAGCCATACTGCTCGCGGCCGGTATCATCGCCGCATTGATCCCCGC
The genomic region above belongs to Longimicrobiales bacterium and contains:
- a CDS encoding ABC transporter permease, with protein sequence MAREKSHLRGNSLFDEWRGDIRFALRALRRNPGFTTVALLTIALGIGANAAMFSIVNGVLLRPLPYPSPDELVLVYQSSPRTGEMLGRASAQDVDDWHARTRSLSAIAAYAPVPTILTGQGDPLEIEMTYVTDEFFDVLGVPVSMGRPLQEDDHRLARRTAVISDALWRTHLGSTPDVIGSAIVMRGVPYTVVGVMPPSVRHPTPETAAWVPHSLVEPNMFANGMPTRGDRYLRVVARVAPGADAARAQQELTALSAELAATYPASNADWTRATVIPLRTSIVGDVDQALVIVLAVVGFILLIGCANLANLLLARGSARSREIAIRAALGAGRRRIVRQLLTESVVLAVIGGVLGLLLSYWGVQSILALSAETLPRVEDVRVDGRIIAFGLLLAAATGLLFGLVPALRMSHIDPQQDLRGGRGTVGADGHRVRSMLVIAEVALAVLLVIGAGLMARSFLALRNVDAGFDPDRVLTVAMQLNLAGVPDSTMATFLVQRREEILGRVRELPGVEEAGMINVFPLRQDGAFSMEYTRGGADGTPGGPAVNADTRYVDPGYLRTMGIPLLRGEHLPSQLAEDAPVPVLMSESAARQLWGDEDPLFRLITVPWGEAMVTGVVGDVRQTGLAQAPPPAVYFPQLIAPRLLATLVVRTTGEPMTLAAPIRQVIRDIDPDQPIRSTVPLREVMSESIARDRFFTLLFAAFGGLALVLAAVGIYGVLAYSVRQRTQEIGVRMALGARAIDVLRMTAGSGMKLVGIGVLAGTVAALVLTRVLASQLYGITPTDPLTFAAAIGFLGLVALLATYIPARRATRVPPMTALRPD
- a CDS encoding gluconokinase, yielding MHDSVSGGDEISTAENSVVIVVMGVSGVGKTTVGRALARGLDWPFHDADDLHSPASIDLMRSGTPLTDDQRQPWLSALARLIGDHAREGRSMVLACSALRRSHRMALLAETPDPRDVRLVHLAAESDRLADRLGRRAGHFFPAELLTTQLDALEPPEPDERVIVLDAMDPVDQLVQSIRTELDV
- the gnd gene encoding decarboxylating 6-phosphogluconate dehydrogenase, whose amino-acid sequence is MQIGMVGLGRMGAGITGRLMAGGHEVVAYDLDAKAVEAAVADGAIGATSLEDLVDRLEPPRVGWIMVPSGAVTEQTVDAVAALLQPGDVLIDGGNSNYQDTQRRAVELSSRHLHFVDVGTSGGVWGRAEGYSLMVGGEADVVERLRPLFETLAPAADRGWGHVGPAGAGHFVKMVHNGIEYGLMQAYAEGFAIMERKTELDLDLAQIAGIWRHGSVVRSWLLDLTETALKEHGDLESIAPWVADSGEGRWTVAEAIALDVSAPVITLALLQRLRSRDESSFGDRLLAALRQQFGGHAIKGGAES
- a CDS encoding ADOP family duplicated permease, with translation MTAQPNPPRAAIVLLRSLLHDAERDEVEADIRAEYALRWERDGEASANAWLWRQASASAPPSLARSWWRGWTGFESAAHMHRPGGVMLEQWIQDARFAARRLVKRPLFATLAIVTLALGVGGTAAVYSLVRTLLLAPLPYGDSSRIAALWSPFDWSQAEHLFLQDNMPAGFSDIAAYTQMDLTFTGPDGGAPQTASLVIPSANLFSVLDVQPMLGDVFEPGDDGAGAPTKVVLSYGLWRSLGGDRSIIGRPLNIGGEAHTIIGVMPAGFYFPDPQVRLWANGTFNPENRSGNYAMVGRLAPGYTFENMAQPLEQMATRLHERFDYNPDWDKSRNPSITPIADSFAGTVKPMLLATLAAMALILLIACSNVSALMLGQVDSRSTEMAVRSALGASRRQLLQQVMLETVILGVWAGIAGSLLAAGSFNLLTHSLPLGALLDNARLDWSVFLIAMAISLFAALVVAGVPALALSRGDLRDSLTRGRTSGIGARGGALENGLVIFEVALAVLLVAGAALLIRTVNNLRAIDPGVDTAQIAVLDVVTEYTTPRAERARMLGAMIPELEALPGVESAALTQKLPLRGSGNNWGFYVEGLERGETTTTAFRIVTPGYLRTLGIGIRAGRDFTAADASSEEPLVIINEATRRTFFGSIDPIGRMVASGTGGLARVIGVAENAAEAGLTDGPVPARYMLLSHVPNTALQQTVVIRTRPGVDPTSVFSGARTTIERVAPIVAVGSTTTMQDVFDRALGPALQLQRLLVMLGGLALLLGAIGVYGVVAHFVGRRRREWSIRMALGLRPSQLIARIVARGGILVAAGAVIGTIASLALMRLIGTFLYDVTPADATSLFVATAILLAAGIIAALIPAWRAARADPAGVLREQ